The proteins below are encoded in one region of Limnochorda pilosa:
- a CDS encoding NADH-quinone oxidoreductase subunit B family protein, giving the protein MSDPRNGKRPRPKLAVWKLASCDGCQLSLLDCEDELLAVAGAVEIASFPEVSRAEIAGPYDVSLVEGSITTPHDLERIQEVRRQSRVLVAIGACATAGGIQALRNFADVQGLVGAVYGRPEYIRTLERSTPVSDHVPVDYELRGCPISKAQLLELVTALLAGRAPDLPTSSLCQECKQMGVVCVMVAHGTPCLGPVTQAGCGALCPALGRGCFGCFGPMEAPNPDSLAARWRELGLTPEAVERGFHTFNAWAEPFRDVARREDGR; this is encoded by the coding sequence ATGAGTGACCCGCGGAACGGAAAGCGGCCCCGGCCCAAGCTGGCCGTCTGGAAGCTCGCCTCGTGCGACGGCTGCCAGCTGAGCCTGCTGGACTGCGAGGACGAACTCCTGGCGGTGGCCGGGGCCGTGGAGATCGCCTCCTTTCCCGAGGTCTCGCGGGCGGAGATTGCGGGGCCGTACGACGTCTCCCTGGTGGAGGGGAGCATCACCACCCCCCACGACCTGGAGCGAATCCAGGAGGTGCGCCGCCAGTCCCGGGTGCTGGTGGCCATCGGCGCCTGTGCGACCGCCGGCGGCATCCAGGCGCTGAGGAACTTCGCCGACGTGCAGGGCCTGGTGGGCGCGGTCTACGGGCGGCCCGAGTACATCCGTACCCTGGAGCGATCCACCCCCGTCTCGGACCACGTGCCCGTGGACTACGAGCTGCGCGGCTGCCCCATCAGCAAGGCGCAGCTCCTGGAGCTGGTGACCGCGCTCCTGGCGGGACGGGCCCCGGATCTGCCCACTTCCAGCCTCTGCCAGGAGTGCAAGCAGATGGGCGTCGTCTGCGTCATGGTCGCGCACGGCACGCCCTGCCTCGGCCCCGTGACCCAGGCAGGGTGCGGCGCGCTCTGCCCAGCCCTGGGGCGCGGCTGCTTCGGTTGCTTCGGGCCGATGGAGGCGCCCAACCCCGACTCCCTCGCCGCCCGCTGGCGGGAGCTGGGGCTCACCCCCGAGGCGGTGGAGCGGGGCTTCCACACCTTCAACGCCTGGGCCGAGCCCTTCCGGGACGTGGCCCGAAGGGAGGATGGGAGGTGA
- a CDS encoding hydrogenase maturation protease, protein MERAPRALVRVIGVGQPLAGDDGVGPAVVACLGARGLPEDVETVAAADPSELPDLLSGAAFAVIVDAVRSASHRPGTVLSLTPREVAGGAVRPVSTHGVSVERALELAALLLDGLPPVRIVGVAVDEVHPYRAGLSPPVAAAVAEAARLVREELERAMHESSLARQILARVLAEAEREGAARVRAVRGWAAETERLSPEALRFHFQAHAAGTPAEGAALDLEVRTVPAVCEHCGERFEPDAHYPTCPACGSPNVRLLGPTGLHVESVVVEGGKSQGAEEAPNTSRAGP, encoded by the coding sequence GTGGAGCGCGCCCCGAGGGCCCTCGTGCGGGTGATCGGCGTGGGCCAGCCCTTGGCCGGCGACGACGGGGTGGGCCCGGCGGTGGTGGCATGCCTGGGCGCCCGGGGGCTCCCCGAGGACGTGGAGACCGTGGCCGCCGCGGACCCCTCCGAGCTGCCGGACCTCCTCAGCGGCGCGGCCTTCGCGGTGATCGTGGACGCGGTACGATCCGCCTCTCACCGCCCGGGCACGGTGCTGTCCCTGACCCCCCGTGAGGTGGCCGGTGGGGCCGTCCGGCCCGTCTCGACGCACGGTGTGAGCGTGGAGCGGGCCCTGGAGCTCGCGGCGCTGCTCCTGGACGGGCTGCCGCCGGTGCGGATCGTGGGCGTGGCGGTGGACGAGGTGCACCCCTACCGAGCCGGCTTGAGCCCACCGGTGGCGGCTGCGGTGGCCGAGGCGGCACGGCTGGTGCGAGAGGAGCTGGAACGGGCGATGCACGAGAGTTCGCTGGCCAGGCAGATCCTGGCGCGGGTGCTGGCGGAGGCTGAACGGGAGGGCGCGGCGCGGGTGCGGGCGGTCCGGGGCTGGGCGGCCGAAACCGAGCGGCTGAGCCCTGAGGCGCTGCGCTTCCACTTCCAGGCCCACGCGGCGGGCACCCCCGCCGAGGGTGCCGCCCTGGACCTGGAGGTTCGAACGGTGCCGGCGGTCTGCGAGCACTGCGGCGAGCGGTTCGAGCCCGACGCCCACTATCCCACGTGCCCGGCATGCGGCAGCCCGAACGTGCGGCTCCTGGGGCCCACGGGGCTCCACGTGGAGTCGGTGGTGGTGGAGGGCGGGAAGAGCCAAGGTGCGGAGGAGGCGCCTAACACCAGCCGCGCCGGCCCTTGA
- a CDS encoding M55 family metallopeptidase — translation MKVYVSVDMEGVAGVASWPQVEPKDPAYALAREWMIEETNAAVEGAVEAGATEILVNDSHDGMRNLPLDRLRPPARLITGSLKPLSMMAGLDASFDAVLFVGYHARGGSEGTLAHTWSSSVTGVRLNGLEVGEWGLNAMIAGHFGVPVVLVTGDDRLAEEVREGLPGAERVVVKQALSRYAALSLPREEATAAIRRGAAQGVARARSVAPFRPSLPIRLEVDFGSPERADEAATLPRAERLGALSVAYTAADAMEAWRAFYSFMALAAYAS, via the coding sequence ATGAAGGTCTACGTGTCGGTGGACATGGAAGGCGTGGCTGGCGTGGCGAGCTGGCCGCAGGTGGAACCCAAGGACCCCGCCTACGCCCTCGCCCGCGAGTGGATGATCGAGGAGACCAACGCGGCCGTGGAGGGCGCCGTGGAGGCAGGCGCCACCGAGATCCTGGTCAACGACAGCCACGACGGCATGCGGAACCTCCCCCTGGACCGCCTGCGTCCCCCCGCTCGCCTGATCACCGGCAGCCTCAAGCCCCTGAGCATGATGGCGGGGCTGGATGCCTCCTTCGACGCCGTGCTCTTCGTGGGTTACCACGCCCGGGGCGGGAGCGAGGGCACTCTGGCCCACACCTGGAGCTCATCGGTCACCGGCGTGCGCCTGAACGGCCTGGAGGTGGGCGAGTGGGGCCTCAACGCCATGATCGCCGGCCACTTCGGGGTGCCGGTGGTCCTGGTAACGGGTGACGACCGGCTGGCCGAGGAGGTACGTGAGGGGCTTCCAGGGGCCGAGCGGGTGGTGGTGAAGCAGGCCCTCAGCCGTTACGCGGCCCTCAGCCTCCCCCGCGAGGAGGCGACCGCGGCCATCCGCCGGGGCGCCGCCCAGGGCGTGGCCCGCGCTCGCTCCGTGGCGCCCTTCCGGCCCTCCCTGCCCATCCGGCTGGAGGTGGACTTCGGAAGCCCCGAGCGGGCCGACGAGGCGGCCACCCTCCCCCGGGCCGAGCGGCTCGGCGCCCTGAGCGTGGCCTACACGGCGGCCGACGCCATGGAGGCGTGGCGGGCGTTCTACTCGTTCATGGCGCTGGCGGCGTACGCGAGTTGA
- a CDS encoding Ni/Fe hydrogenase subunit alpha, giving the protein MRERTLRVDYLARVEGEGALHLRLRKGEAVEARLEIFEPPRLFEGFLRGRACTEVPDLTARICGICPASYQMSSTQALEAALGLEVEPAVRDLRRLLHLGEWIESHALHVYLLHAPDFLGFDDAIRLARQAPDPVRRGLRLKKLGNAVMRSVGGREIHPLNPCVGGFYRAPEREDLVALLPELEWALEAARETVRWVAGFTFPELERPYEFVALRHPQEYPVNEGRVVSSEGLDIPVAEYEEHFEEEQVPHSTALRSRLRERGAYLVGPLARLNLNADRLSPPAREALEEAGVEVPIRNPFRSIVARSVELVEAVAGVMVLIERYRPPERPRLPVPEALPEAVVGHGCTEAPRGILYHRYRVGADGLVEEARIVPPTAQNQASIEEDLRSLAPALAGMDRAEATWLCEQAIRNYDPCMSCSAHFLTLTLEEG; this is encoded by the coding sequence GTGCGGGAACGGACGCTGCGGGTGGACTACCTGGCGCGGGTGGAGGGGGAGGGCGCCCTCCACCTCCGGCTGCGGAAGGGCGAAGCCGTCGAGGCGCGGCTGGAGATCTTCGAGCCGCCCCGCCTCTTCGAGGGCTTCCTGCGCGGCCGGGCCTGCACGGAAGTCCCGGACCTGACCGCCCGGATCTGCGGCATCTGCCCCGCCTCGTACCAGATGAGCAGCACCCAGGCGCTGGAGGCCGCCCTGGGGCTGGAGGTGGAGCCCGCCGTCCGGGACCTGCGCCGGCTGCTCCACCTGGGCGAGTGGATCGAAAGCCACGCCCTCCACGTCTACCTGCTGCACGCGCCTGACTTCCTGGGCTTCGACGACGCCATCCGCCTGGCACGGCAGGCCCCCGACCCGGTCCGGCGCGGGCTGCGGCTGAAGAAGCTGGGCAACGCGGTGATGCGCAGCGTGGGCGGGCGGGAGATCCACCCGCTCAACCCCTGCGTGGGCGGCTTCTACCGGGCGCCGGAGCGCGAGGACCTGGTCGCCCTGCTGCCCGAGCTGGAGTGGGCCCTGGAGGCCGCCCGGGAGACGGTGCGCTGGGTGGCGGGCTTCACCTTCCCGGAGCTCGAGCGCCCCTACGAGTTCGTCGCGTTGCGCCACCCGCAGGAGTACCCGGTCAACGAGGGGCGGGTGGTTTCGAGCGAGGGCCTGGACATCCCCGTGGCCGAGTACGAGGAGCACTTCGAGGAGGAGCAGGTGCCCCACTCCACCGCCCTTCGCTCCCGGCTGCGCGAGCGGGGCGCCTACCTGGTGGGCCCCCTGGCCCGCCTGAACCTGAACGCGGACCGGCTCTCGCCCCCGGCCCGGGAGGCGCTGGAGGAGGCCGGGGTGGAGGTGCCCATCCGTAACCCCTTCCGGAGCATCGTGGCCCGGTCGGTGGAGCTGGTGGAGGCCGTGGCCGGGGTCATGGTCCTCATCGAGCGGTACCGCCCGCCCGAGCGACCCCGGCTGCCCGTACCCGAAGCGCTGCCCGAGGCCGTCGTGGGTCACGGCTGCACCGAGGCGCCCCGGGGGATCCTCTACCACCGTTACCGGGTGGGCGCGGACGGGCTGGTGGAGGAGGCGAGGATCGTCCCCCCCACCGCCCAGAACCAGGCCTCCATCGAGGAGGACCTGCGCTCGCTGGCACCGGCGCTGGCGGGGATGGACCGCGCGGAAGCCACCTGGCTCTGCGAGCAGGCGATCCGCAACTACGACCCCTGCATGTCGTGCTCCGCCCACTTCCTCACCCTCACCCTCGAGGAGGGGTAG